The Saprospiraceae bacterium genome includes the window GCGCAGAATATCACGATGAAGATTACACCCGAAGCAATGGATTGGCTAGCCGAAGAAGGCTACCATCCCGAATTTGGCGCCCGACCATTGAAACGTTTAATCCAGAAAAAAGTCTTAAAGCAATTGTCTAAACAAATGCTGATGGGACAGGTCAAACCCGGCAGCCACGTCGTGTTGGATATCTTTGATGGGGTAGTTGTGTTCCGCCAAGCCATCAAAGAAGAAGAAGCCCTGGTGGTAGAATAAGAAAATAGATAGAGGTATTGGAGGCTAAGCACTTAGCATCTCCAATACCTCTACATTCCTTCAATACGTTATATAGAAGACGAATGCTGAGCACGACCTTAATTCCTCTGGTTTTGATCAGGTATTCATGCTTGCCACAGCTTATCGAAGAAGGGTTAAGTCCCCTTGATACACCCTGGTTTGCCCATTTTGGAGCGTGATTCGCGTATAATAGGTGTATACGCCTGTTGAAGCTTCCTTTCCTCGGTAGGTGCCATCCCAGCTAAAGGCGGGATCATTGGCAGGAAAATCACTTGCTTCAAAGAGCAGGTTTCCCCACCGATCAAATATCATGAGCATATTGATGAGTTGCACGCGTTGGTCCGCATGAACCACGTAAAGATCATTTAAACCATCCCCATTAGGACTGAAGCCATTGGGTATAAACATACCATCAAAAGGACCAACTTCAATCAGAAAACTGGCCTGCAAGGCACAGCCATTTTCAGCAAAAACGGTGGCAGTGTAAATCGTAGAACCCTCAGGGCGTGCGTTGGGTGTAGGGCAATCCGGGCAACTTAGCCAACGCTGAGGCTCCCAGTTGATTTTAGTAATAGTAAAGTTAGCGGAAATACCTAGCCCAATGCTATCTCCTTCGGTTATACGGGCTGTAGTAAAAGATGGAAAAAGCTGGAACGCCGCTTGAGGGACATCCACACTTCCCGATACAAAACAACCGTTGGCATCCGTTACCAAAATCGGATAGGAACCCGCTTCAATATGGTCAAAAAGCCCTTGGCTTTGGGTATTGGCGCCAACTTGGAAGGTGTAGGGCCCCGTTGCACCATCCACAAATACTTCAACTAGTCCTCCATCTTCAACGCACAAAGGAGGCGTAACGGACACATCAATGTCAAACCCAGGAGGAGCCACCAAGGCGTAGGAATGCACGGTCTCACAGCCAAAGGCATCCGTTACGGTAAGGCTATAATTTCCTGGGCCCAGGGCGACGATCTGCTCGGTTTGGCTACCGTTGCTCCACTGCCATTGGTAAGGCATGATGCCGCCTTGGCTGACCGCCTTTAGTTGGCCATCTGCTGCTTGCGGACAGCTAATTTCATACCCATTGGGGAATTCGACCGCTTCAATGGAAGTGGCTAATTGGGAAACTTCCACCGTTTTGGATGCTACACCCGTACAGCCATTCTCATCCGTCACACTTAGGGTGAAAACTCCTGCTGTATTAATAGCTATGGATGGAGCGGTCGACCCATTAGACCACAAGTAAGTCTCGAAATTCGCATTTGGACTTAAAGAGGTAGACTCGCCAAGGCATAGGGCAGCGTCGCCTTCGATGATAAAGGAAGGGTTGGGGTTAACGATTAAGTTAAGCGAAACAATACTATCACAATTAGCCTGGGAAACCAACGTATCTGTATAAAATCCAGTGTTTTGGTAAAAGTTGGTGCCCACAAAAACGCCTTCCCCTTCACAAAGAGCTATGTTCAGGGTGGTGAAAACACTTTCAATGAATTCCAAATGAAGAAAGACCGTGCTATCACAATTATTACTATTGGGAAATACGGCTATGTAATCGCCACTTTGTGTATAGGTCGAGTCTCCCATTGTATAGCCGTCTCCTTCGCAGATCGTGATGTTTAAGCGTGTTTCGTTAACTTCATAAACGGTTAGATTCAGTTGTAAAATACTATCACAACCAAAAAAGTCGGGGATTGTATCTCGGAAAGAGCCACTCTGCGTGTACAATTTATTTTGAAAGACAATAGATTGTCCTTGGCAGATGGTATCCCAAAATTCCGTAAAGGAGGGGTCCACAACAGATAAAATCAAGGTGACAAAGCTTTCACATTCATTATCATCTTCTATAAGTTGAGTGAAAACCCCTGTTTGATCATATCTTGAATTCCCAATTACCACAACTTCACCCCTGCAAATTACCGTATCAATGGTCGTTTCCGGAGCCGGTAAGACGGTCAAATTTAAGTTGACAAGGCTGTCGCATCCTGCTGCTGTCTCTAATATTCTGCTGTAAAACCCCGTTTCAAAATAACGCACGCCTCCAATTTCACCCCATTGCCCTGTGCAGATGGTTTGATCAATATCAGACTGGATCATATCCAAAACGGTGAGGTTTAAATTCACCAAGCTGTCACAACCGCTCTCGGTAACAAGCATTCTGCTATAGAATCCCGTTTCAAAATAACGTAGCCCACCAATCTCACCCCATTGACCCGTACATATGGTCTGGTCGATGTCGGATTGAATAGTATCCAAAACGGTGAGGTTTAAATTAACCAGGCTATCGCAACCGTTCTCGGTAATAAGCATGCTGCTATAGGATCCTGTTTCAAAATAGCGTACCCCTCCAATTTCACCCCATTGGCCGGTGCAAATGGTCTGATCAATATCAGTTTGAATGACGTCCAAAACGGTGAGATTCAGATTCACAAAACTATCACATCCTTCGGTTGTTTGATATGCTTGCTGGTAAATGCCAGTGGTGGACAAGGTAAGCGGACCAAAGGTGATCGTTTGGCCCCCACAAAGGGTAGTATCAATAAATGTCTCCTTCGGAGGAAGGACATAAAGGGTAAGAGAAACGATCGTATCGCAAAGCGTATCTTTGTAAAAGCCAGTCTGGTTGTAAGTAACCCTTCCTAAAGTATAGGATTGTCCAAAACAAAGGGTATCATTGATAGTACTTTGCACTGGTTCAATCAATAAAAGGTCTAGGTTGTAAATCGTATCACAACCATTCGGATTAGGAACTTCAATTTGAAAAACCCCCGTTTCGCTAAAGTATTGGTCTCTTACCCTGATACTGTCGCCAAAACAGATGGCTTCAACGATATTAATGTTCACCTTCTCTTTCCGTACCAATTGCGTAATGAGTATACTATCACAAGCTCCATTATTTTCAATAATATCGTAATAGGTTCCAATCGCAGTTTGGTCTGCGCCACCCACAAAGAAGCTTTCTCCCTCGCAAATACTTATTTCGCGTTCCGCCATCCGCGTTGGGTCGATTCTTTGCGCGCTAAGGGTATAAAAGCTGGCCGTATTTCCACCCCGTTCGTCTATCAGTATCGTATAAAGTCCGTCCAAAGGTAGCTGAAAAGGACCCAGTTGGCCTGTTGAGCCCTCATTGATTAATTTCCCGGTAGGGTCAAACAATCTTAATCGGCCATCAAAATTATTGGAAACCACCGCTAATTGAAAGGTCACCAATTCGTTAGCTGTTCCCTGAAAAACATAAGCATCTATTT containing:
- a CDS encoding gliding motility-associated C-terminal domain-containing protein — translated: MSQWVIKIFSNTIIRLALLATLAAPAYYATTATKEASFLLSSPPRIVNCGDDLGDQFLGTLGQRDTFLINLQLGDSLRIQMAFQNAGVNEQLELYDPNGNLLTTVVQTQVGMAVLEWPINQLGVYTIIASAAADNATGFYGVSFQVNNRPGCAKAVRCGDNLSSFFPLGGMEAFSLRGDQHDTLRVQLQLVDANKTPLLILFDPSGNKLVTLEGSPGETVILTYDDLPQSGNYTILVTEAAGKEGGIFGISFLLLQQDCARKVNCDSDISDAILSWAGMESYALEASAGDTLLVQMRYELDNIAPSLYLYHPNGSLLESIIGGAGSLGSLLYEGLPVDGSYLIIATANNNEIPGNFGISFQLLDAGTCATSFLTNSCEESVTAQISKLAEIDAYVFQGTANELVTFQLAVVSNNFDGRLRLFDPTGKLINEGSTGQLGPFQLPLDGLYTILIDERGGNTASFYTLSAQRIDPTRMAEREISICEGESFFVGGADQTAIGTYYDIIENNGACDSILITQLVRKEKVNINIVEAICFGDSIRVRDQYFSETGVFQIEVPNPNGCDTIYNLDLLLIEPVQSTINDTLCFGQSYTLGRVTYNQTGFYKDTLCDTIVSLTLYVLPPKETFIDTTLCGGQTITFGPLTLSTTGIYQQAYQTTEGCDSFVNLNLTVLDVIQTDIDQTICTGQWGEIGGVRYFETGSYSSMLITENGCDSLVNLNLTVLDTIQSDIDQTICTGQWGEIGGLRYFETGFYSRMLVTESGCDSLVNLNLTVLDMIQSDIDQTICTGQWGEIGGVRYFETGFYSRILETAAGCDSLVNLNLTVLPAPETTIDTVICRGEVVVIGNSRYDQTGVFTQLIEDDNECESFVTLILSVVDPSFTEFWDTICQGQSIVFQNKLYTQSGSFRDTIPDFFGCDSILQLNLTVYEVNETRLNITICEGDGYTMGDSTYTQSGDYIAVFPNSNNCDSTVFLHLEFIESVFTTLNIALCEGEGVFVGTNFYQNTGFYTDTLVSQANCDSIVSLNLIVNPNPSFIIEGDAALCLGESTSLSPNANFETYLWSNGSTAPSIAINTAGVFTLSVTDENGCTGVASKTVEVSQLATSIEAVEFPNGYEISCPQAADGQLKAVSQGGIMPYQWQWSNGSQTEQIVALGPGNYSLTVTDAFGCETVHSYALVAPPGFDIDVSVTPPLCVEDGGLVEVFVDGATGPYTFQVGANTQSQGLFDHIEAGSYPILVTDANGCFVSGSVDVPQAAFQLFPSFTTARITEGDSIGLGISANFTITKINWEPQRWLSCPDCPTPNARPEGSTIYTATVFAENGCALQASFLIEVGPFDGMFIPNGFSPNGDGLNDLYVVHADQRVQLINMLMIFDRWGNLLFEASDFPANDPAFSWDGTYRGKEASTGVYTYYTRITLQNGQTRVYQGDLTLLR